The genomic interval CGTGGCGCCGGCCATTCCGGCCGCTGTCGTGCGAACGGTTTTCTGGCCGTGAATATTGACCACCGATGGGCCCGCTCGGCGAACCGCCAGCACGGTCGGAGTTTCACGGTGGTTGATATGATCGCCGACTTGAATGGAACCAGTCGCTGAAACCAATTGGGCATCAGCGTTGGAGGCGGCGAGAGTCAAACCCAGTCCAGCCACGCCAAGCGCTAACCGCTTGAACCATCGCGTCCGGGAGGCCTGAGCAATTTGTTTGTTAGGTCGCATGTATCCCCGCACCGGTGTCGCTTCTGGGGGTTTGGGTCGGCGGACGTTACGGGATTCCGCCGGCAGTCATGCCGTCATTTTCGGCACGAGGGTTTGAATCGGACCAACCGGCCTCGCCGCTTGATGTGGCAAAACCAATGCCGCAAGGTTTACCAGCCTTAACATTCGACCCCGCCTTTGGAGTCCCGGTGCAGGGCGGCATGGTGGAGTCAAATGGATCGGCAAGCGGGACTGCAGCAAAAAAAGCCGCCCCGGTGCATTTTCCTGCTGCTTTCCCGCGGCATTTCCGCCAAGGGCGAGCGGCGGATGAATCTGCATCCACCGTTTTGGACGAGGTCACGAGTCCCTGGAGCGAAAACCCGTGCCGAGGACTCGTTACCTCGTCCAATACAGGAAATTTTTCGTGTGCCTCTGGCCAAAAGATTCCAGGCATCCCTGCCAAGATCACCGACGTGCTAGCGAAGACTATGATTGGTCCCACGATGATTGGCTGTTGGGTGGACACATCGGGCTTTGGTGCCTGCGGAGTTGAAGAACACGACCAGCCTGTCAGCAGCCAAGAATGTCACGCGAAACGGACGAACCGAGCTACCAAAATGCTTGAACTGGCAAACTCCGAACCCGTCGAACGACTCGACGCCAGCGATCTCTCGGCCAGTGATCCTACGGCCAGTGACGCTGCCGAGATTGACCCGTCGCACATGACGCCATCGGCTCCTCGGGTCGGTTTGATTCGCCGGGGATTTCGCGGTGTGGGTTGGCTGATCTGGACCGCCTTTCGAATCGCCTCGCTGATCGTCCTGCTTGCGATCCTGGCCGCGATTCCGATTTTTCAGCTGGTCACCTTTGGTTATTTGCTGGATGTCTCTGGCAGGCTTGCTCGCGGCGGACGTTTTCGCGACGCGTTGCCCAGTCTGGACGCCGCCGGCAAGATCGGCTTGGCCGGCTGCGGACTCTTTCTCGCCGCATTGCCGGTTCAATTGCTGGTCCACTGGGAATCGGTCGCGCAATTGATCCAGCCCGGATCTGCCCAAGCCGTAACGATGCGGATCTTGGCGATCGGAGCGGCCATCGCTGGCACCGTCTATCTGCTGTGGGTGTGGGTTCGAGGCGGACAGCTTCGACACTATCTCTGGCCACAGCCGATTCGCTTTCTCCGCCAAGGTTGGCGACCGAGCACGTACCGTGAGATGCCGGACAAGCTGTGGGAGACGACGGTGTCGCTTGAGCTGCCGAGGCTGTTTTGGTTGGGCGTGCGTGGAGCGATCGGCACTCTGGTTTGGCTAGCACCCGCGATGATCATCATCGCCGCCAACCGCAATGGCGAAACAGGACTCGCTGGGCTGGTTGGCGGACTGAGTCTGCTGGCTCTGGGCGTCGTGTTGCTCTATCTGCCGATGTTGCAAACACACTTCGCCGCCGAAAATCGGCTATCGGCCTTGTTTGAACTACGCAAGGTTCGCCGACTGTACCGCCGCGCCCCTTGGGCTTGGTTGCTGGCGATGATCAGTGGCCTCGTTATTCTGCCGCTGCCGTTGTACCTGCTGAAAATCGAAGCCACGCCGCAGGAAGTCGTTTGGCTGCCCACGCTTGTTTTCGTCGCCTTCATTTTGCCGGCCCGAATTGCTGAAGGCCTGGCCATCCGACGCGCCAATCGTCTCCCCGATCCGACCTCTTGGTGGGCATTCTTTTCGCGTTGGATCGTTCGATTCTTGATGGTCGGTGTGGTCGCGATCTATCTCACCTTCGTCACGCTTTCTCAATTCACGAGCTGGGACGGCCTGCAAACGTGGGTTCAGCAACATGCCGTCCTGATCCCGATTCCTTTCCTGGGTGGCACCTGACGGAGCCAACTGACAGCGATTCTTGATTGCCGAAATTTTTTCTCCGATGATTTCGGCGACCGATGGTGAAGGACCGGCTACTGCTTGTCGGGGCTCATCTCACGATGTGCCCGTTTAGTGGCGTAGATATCCACCGCAATCCGATTTCCAAATCGGTTCCCCTCCTAACGTGTGGCCAGACCTAAACTTGCATCAACATTGACGCTACGGATCAGACGACTACGATCCGCTTGTTTTGTTGGACGCCAGCTCAATGGCGATTACCAATGGCGATAGGGAACGATGGCACCGGACGCCCGAAATGGCTGGCGGAAAAGCAGCCCGTTGAGGCAGTGAGTTGATCGTTCCGCAATGGACTGATCACTCCTACCTGACTCAATCATTCATGCTCCAATTCTTTCGGTCTCGCAGCGCAACTGCCAAAGATGACCTGCTCTCTGGACTGACCGTTGCCCTGGCACTGGTCCCAGAAGCCATCGCGTTCGCTTTCGTCGCCGGGGTCTCCCCCATCATCGGCCTCTACTCAGCGTTCTTTATCGGCCTGATCACTGCCGTCTTTGGCGGTCGTCCAGGCATGATCTCAGGTGCCACCGGTGCGATGGCGGTCGTCGTCGTCAGCCTGGTTGCCATCCACGGGATCGAATACTTGTTCCCGACCGTGATTTTGTGCGGAATCATTCAAGCCGCGATCGGCATGGCGAGACTGGGAAAGCTGATCCGCTTGGTTCCCCATCCCGTGATGCTCGGTTTCGTCAACGGACTGGCGATCGTCATCTTTTTAGCGCAGTTCGGCTCCTTTCAAACATTGGA from Stieleria varia carries:
- a CDS encoding DUF4013 domain-containing protein, with the protein product MLELANSEPVERLDASDLSASDPTASDAAEIDPSHMTPSAPRVGLIRRGFRGVGWLIWTAFRIASLIVLLAILAAIPIFQLVTFGYLLDVSGRLARGGRFRDALPSLDAAGKIGLAGCGLFLAALPVQLLVHWESVAQLIQPGSAQAVTMRILAIGAAIAGTVYLLWVWVRGGQLRHYLWPQPIRFLRQGWRPSTYREMPDKLWETTVSLELPRLFWLGVRGAIGTLVWLAPAMIIIAANRNGETGLAGLVGGLSLLALGVVLLYLPMLQTHFAAENRLSALFELRKVRRLYRRAPWAWLLAMISGLVILPLPLYLLKIEATPQEVVWLPTLVFVAFILPARIAEGLAIRRANRLPDPTSWWAFFSRWIVRFLMVGVVAIYLTFVTLSQFTSWDGLQTWVQQHAVLIPIPFLGGT